A genomic segment from Drosophila miranda strain MSH22 chromosome 3, D.miranda_PacBio2.1, whole genome shotgun sequence encodes:
- the LOC108158909 gene encoding trypsin alpha-3, whose translation MSVRLGLILVGLLSLVALSRSAFVSTHIVGGDLADISDFPYQVSVRLETYMLLHICGGSIYAPNVVLTAAHCIKGRYASYIRIVSGQNSIADLDEMGVKVSKLIYHSGYNKKTYVNDIGLIITREPLEYSGLVQPIPLALEAPPSGAHAVVSGWGKRTEEDEALPALLRAVELEIVDRSACGDQYLTKDYTITEEMLCAGYLEGGKDSCNGDSGGPLAVDGVLVGIVSWGVGCGREGFPGVYTSITSHIQWIEEQAAPYL comes from the coding sequence ATGTCGGTGCGCTTGGGACTTATTCTTGTGGGCCTGCTGTCCCTAGTAGCCCTCAGCCGATCCGCCTTCGTCAGCACCCACATCGTAGGTGGGGACCTGGCGGACATTTCGGACTTCCCCTACCAGGTGTCGGTTCGCCTGGAGACGTACATGCTGCTCCACATCTGCGGCGGCAGCATCTACGCGCCCAATGTGGTGCTAACTGCCGCCCACTGCATAAAGGGACGTTACGCTTCGTACATTCGCATCGTGTCAGGACAGAACTCGATTGCCGATCTGGATGAGATGGGCGTGAAGGTCAGCAAACTGATCTATCACAGTGGCTACAACAAGAAGACCTATGTGAACGACATTGGCTTGATCATAACCCGAGAGCCACTGGAGTACTCGGGCCTCGTGCAGCCCATACCCTTGGCATTGGAGGCCCCACCATCGGGAGCACATGCTGTTGTCAGCGGATGGGGCAAGCGTACCGAGGAGGACGAGGCGTTGCCCGCCTTGTTGCGTGCCGTGGAGCTAGAAATTGTCGACCGAAGTGCATGCGGCGATCAATATCTGACCAAGGATTACACCATCACCGAGGAAATGCTGTGTGCCGGCTACTTGGAGGGTGGAAAGGACTCCTGCAATGGTGACTCCGGTGGGCCATTGGCTGTGGATGGTGTGTTGGTGGGCATCGTTTCGTGGGGTGTTGGCTGTGGCCGGGAAGGATTTCCCGGAGTGTACACTAGTATCACTTCACACATACAATGGATCGAAGAACAGGCCGCACCCTACCTCTAA
- the LOC108159999 gene encoding serrate RNA effector molecule homolog isoform X2, with protein MADSDDEYDRKRRDKFRGERESYRTERRDERRPIGGAGGGRDEWSERNPFRGGGAGGGGAPRHRPDYSDYRGPGPRARYGSPVRDMPPPKRMRSDWGDGDGRPGPRYGGYDPYLMQAWTDHYQSMHSAYHHASHPPPVRELPIIGGDTLTQPAMLNLKQFLDTQDENISDSEVMRKYTEYKTDFKRQQLNEFFVAHKDEEWFKNKYHPEDSVNRSEEQRGFLRRRTDVFVELLENGTIGSVKVDSSHGDALIKVLDTCVIKLEGGTDEDLKVLDEKPKEALVFDRKPESVDPTTVVENTPKSPKKEKEEDDLPLIVSPQRIDLKPVNSDDENWDDAEVEDAPPKKPEEEEPKESEPIPEIKQKQKKEKKKKIKKRKRNNSSDESSSSESESSSSSSEEEEEDDEKLKAKYDVEDGLRAEQKAEAEKDQAEAAKAKLGSVSPKEETSAEKSAADPEVEGEAKEDGRQAEKSPKSDDEKKQENGDAAKAESVAEPATGDAQGEVKPVTIDLDKVNPPRAMHRTSSIFLRNLAPSITKAEIEALCSRFSGYLRTAIADPLVERRWYRRGWITFTRDVNIKEICWSLNNQRLRDCEMGAIVNRDLSRRVRPANGITAHKQVVRSDIKLCARIVMNLDEKFKLWSEGPLSKPSPANDSEATAANGSGSSYGFNSKNPVLQNITDYLIEEASAEEEELLGLSGDRKDGEGEPIERDEQLLSVLDRLVLYLRIVHSVDYYNHCEYPYEDEMPNRCGIIHTRGPAPSRVTSNELNEYIKSYEGKLLQFLTKTALLSEDQIKDLGAKNADTEVEKFVQANTQELAKDKWLCPLSGKKFKGPEFIRKHIFNKHEEKVDEVRKEVQYFNNYLRDPKRPQLPEHPGSVKRPETESVRGPGGYRPPMYTSMSGMPYSFGGHMMGGGRGGRHFPPARRPGGFDYRSHRSHYRDLDAPQEPY; from the exons ATGGCTGATTCGGATGATGAGTACGACCGCAAGCGGCGCGACAAGTTTCGTGGAGAACGCGAGAGCTATCGGACTGAGCGCCGAGACGAGCGTCGCCCCATAGGTGGTGCTGGAGGAGGCCGGGACGAATGGTCGGAGCG CAATCCCTTCCGGGGTGGAGGTGCTGGAGGAGGCGGAGCACCGCGTCATCGACCCGATTACAGCGATTACCGTGGCCCGGGTCCACGGGCACGGTACGGCTCTCCCGTTCGCGACATGCCCCCACCGAAACGTATGCGCTCTGACTGGGGTGACGGAGATGGGCGCCCAGGTCCTCGATATGGTG GCTATGACCCCTATCTGATGCAGGCATGGACCGATCACTATCAGTCCATGCACTCGGCGTACCACCACGCCAGCCACCCTCCGCCAGTGCGAGAGCTGCCAATAATCGGGGGAGACACGCTGACTCAGCCGGCGATGCTGAACTTGAAACAGTTCCTTGACACCCAGGACGAGAACATCTCCGACTCCGAGGTGATGCGCAAGTACACGGAGTACAAGACGGACTTCAAGCGCCAGCAGCTGAACGAGTTCTTTGTGGCCCACAAGGACGAGGAATG GTTCAAGAACAAATACCATCCCGAGGACAGTGTGAACCGCAGCGAGGAGCAGCGCGGATTTTTGCGG AGACGCACAGATGTGTTTGTGGAACTCCTAGAAAATGGCACCATTGGCAGCGTCAAGGTAGACTCCTCCCATGGCGATGCTTTGATCAAGGTCTTGGACACCTGTGTTATCAAGCTGGAAGGCGGCACCGATGAGGATCTCAAGGTTCTCGATGAAAAGCCCAAGGAGGCGTTAGTCTTCGACCGGAAGCCGGAGTCAGTTGATCCAACCACGGTGGTCGAAAATACACCCAAGAGTCCCAAGAAAGAGAAGGAGGAAGATGATCTGCCACTGATTGTTTCGCCTCAGCGAATTGATTTAAAGCCTGTTAACTCAGACGATGAGAACTGGGATGACGCTGAAGTTGAAGATGCGCCTCCCAAAAAACCAGAGGAGGAAGAGCCAAAAGAAAGCGAGCCCATTCCGGAGatcaagcagaagcagaagaaggaaaagaaaaagaagatcaaAAAGCGCAAGCGAAACAACAGCAGCGACGAGAGCTCCtcatctgaatctgaatctagctccagctcctccgaagaggaggaggaggacgacgagAAGCTTAAGGCCAAATATGATGTTGAGGATGGCCTGAGGGCCGAACAGAAAGCGGAGGCTGAGAAGGATCAGGCTGAAGCAGCTAAGGCAAAGCTGGGATCAGTTAGTCCCAAAGAGGAAACATCCGCAGAGAAGTCCGCTGCTGATCCTGAGGTCGAGGGTGAAGCTAAGGAGGacggcaggcaggcagaaaaaTCGCCTAAATCTGATGATGAGAAAAAACAGGAAAATGGTGATGCGGCCAAAGCGGAAAGTGTTGCTGAGCCAGCGACTGGGGATGCCCAAGGTGAGGTGAAACCAGTAACCATTGACCTGGACAAAGTGAATCCTCCGCGAGCCATGCACCGCACTTCATCGATTTTCTTACGCAACCTGGCTCCGTCCATAACCAAGGCCGAGATCGAGGCCCTTTGCAGCCGCTTCAGCGGGTATTTGAGAACGGCCATAGCAGATCCCTTGGTGGAGCGTCGCTGGTACCGTCGCGGCTGGATTACATTCACACGCGATGTCAACATCAAAGAGATTTGCTGGAGCTTGAACAATCAGCGATTACGCGACTGCGAAATGGGGGCCATTGTGAATCGCGACTTGAGTCGGCGAGTGCGTCCAGCCAACGGCATCACTGCCCACAAGCAGGTGGTGCGATCAGATATCAAGTTGTGCGCTCGGATCGTCATGAATCTGGATGAGAAATTTAAGCTGTGGTCCGAAGGTCCCCTTAGCAAGCCCTCGCCTGCCAACGATTCGGAGGCAACGGCTGCCAATGGAAGCGGCTCCAGCTATGGTTTCAATTCTAAGAATCCTGTGCTTCAGAATATCACCGACTACCTCATAGAAGAGGCTTccgccgaggaggaggagctatTGGGCCTCTCCGGCGACCGCAAGGACGGTGAGGGCGAGCCCATCGAACGGGACGAGCAGTTGCTGTCGGTATTGGATCGTCTAGTGCTGTACCTACGGATTGTCCACTCGGTGGACTACTACAACCATTGCGAGTATCCCTACGAAGACGAGATGCCCAATCGCTGTGGCATCATCCACACCCGTGGCCCAGCTCCCTCTCGTGTCACCAGCAACGAGCTCAATGAATACATCAAGTCCTACGAGGGCAAGCTTCTGCAATTTCTGACCAAAACCGCGCTGCTCAGCGAAGATCAGATCAAGGATCTCGGTGCAAAAAATGCCGACACCGAGGTGGAAAAGTTTGTGCAGGCCAACACTCAGGAGCTGGCCAAGGACAAATGGCTATGTCCGCTTTCGGGAAAGAAGTTCAAGGGACCCGAATTTATCCGCAAGCACATTTTCAACAAGCATGAGGAAAAGGTTGATGAGGTCCGCAAGGAGGTGCAATATTTCAACAACTATCTACGCGACCCGAAGCGTCCACAGTTGCCAGAGCACCCCGGCAGCGTCAAGCGCCCTGAAACGGAGTCTGTTCGTGGGCCCGGAGG ATACCGTCCGCCGATGTATACCTCAATGTCTGGGATGCCGTATAGCTTTGGTGGCCACATGATGGGGGGTGGCCGTGGTGGACGCCACTTCCCACCTGCTCGCAG ACCCGGTGGTTTTGATTATCGATCACACAGATCACACTACCGGGACTTGGACGCGCCACAAGAGCCGTACTAG
- the LOC108160484 gene encoding SET domain-containing protein SmydA-8 — translation MRSMDCAVCGVAASQTCTRCKIVRYCDKEHQKQHWPEHKRCCKPIREEKDDVLGRFLVATQDIKANQIIFVEEPLVVGPKWYMSEAEKSSTTVPCVGCYTPCRLGKHLCRNCRWPVCSASCEHEALECSVLSLGPGPSARADTRGLNDFYRGDALLVLKCLLLQRKDPKKWTDLLEMQSHEEERKGTELHQEAEDGIVSYLSQRFLQRLEQSKMDVLEHCEPELLHRLCGIIETNYMVVELPTGIELSGLFRQACMMEHACQPNCYFQFDGTTMQIAVRAGGDLKKGDHLRITYTNILWGTHLRQHHLRLTKHFKCGCERCLDPTEFGSYVSALTCLGDVNKSCGGKQLPLDPVDEQSQWKCNACPMAMDTAYVTELQTHMTEQVDKMLAGRPSASEIELTLARLTQMLHPNHFHMFNLKHTLIQLYGNENGLELSSLSDGILERKLRLCDDLYNVCRRLDPYSIKLAIYLTVILVEIAHTLEEQARRNPAEASKLLEHALLRLKEAQQVLQKELDSVAGKKLNDKLQTEIFEWEKLMLTIKYQQQKID, via the exons atgcggagcatggactgtGCCGTATGCGGAGTTGCGGCCTCCCAGACTTGCACTCGCTGTAAAATTGTGCGCTATTGCGACAAGGAGCACCAGAAGCAACACTGGCCGGAACACAAGCGCTGCTGCAAGCCGATCCGCGAGGAGAAGGATGACGTGCTGGGTCGCTTTTTGGTTGCCACACAGGACATCAAGGCCAATCAGATAATTTTCGTAGAGGAGCCGCTGGTGGTCGGGCCAAAGTGGTACATGTCGGAGGCGGAGAAGTCGTCCACGACCGTGCCATGCGTGGGTTGCTACACGCCCTGTCGCCTGGGCAAACATTTGTGTCGCAA TTGTCGTTGGCCAGTTTGCAGTGCTTCTTGCGAGCATGAGGCCCTGGAGTGCAGCGTTTTGAGCTTGGGACCGGGTCCGTCTGCGAGAGCCGACACCCGGGGGCTGAACGATTTTTACAGGGGAGATGCACTCCTTGTGCTGAAgtgtctgctgctgcagcgcAAAGATCCGAAGAAGTGGACCGATCTGCTCGAGATGCAGTCGCACGAGGAGGAACGGAAGGGCACTGAGCTGCACCAGGAGGCGGAAGATGGAATTGTGAGCTACTTGAGCCAACGCTTTCTGCAGCGGCTCGAGCAGAGCAAGATGGATGTCCTTGAGCACTGCGAACCGGAACTGCTCCATCGGCTGTGTGGCATCATTGAGACTAACTACATGGTTGTGGAGTTGCCCACGGGCATCGAGCTGAGCGGACTGTTCCGGCAGGCGTGCATGATGGAGCACGCCTGCCAGCCCAACTGCTATTTCCAATTTGACGGAACTACCATGCAGATCGCGGTTAGGGCGGGCGGCGACCTGAAGAAGGGCGATCATTTGAGGATTACCTACACAAACATCCTGTGGGGCACTCATTTGCGCCAGCATCATCTGCGTCTGACCAAACATTTCAAATGTGGCTGCGAACGCTGCTTGGATCCCACGGAATTTGGCAGCTATGTGAGTGCGTTGACCTGCTTGGGAGATGTGAACAAATCCTGTGGGGGCAAGCAACTCCCCCTAGATCCAGTCGACGAGCAAAGTCAGTGGAAATGCAACGCTTGCCCCATGGCCATGGACACGGCATACGTGACCGAGCTTCAGACCCATATGACGGAGCAGGTGGATAAGATGCTGGCCGGACGCCCATCGGCCAGTGAGATTGAGCTAACTTTGGCCCGCCTCACGCAGATGCTGCATCCAAATCACTTTCACATGTTCAACCTGAAGCACACGCTTATTCAGCTATATGGCAATGAAAATGGTCTTGAGCTGAGCTCGCTCAGTGATGGAATACTGGAGCGCAAGTTGCGCTTGTGTGATGACCTGTACAACGTCTGTCGTCGCCTGGATCCCTACAGCATTAAGCTTGCCATCTATCTGACTGTTATTCTGGTTGAGATTGCCCACACCCTGGAGGAACAGGCGCGCAGGAATCCCGCAGAGGCTTCTAAACTGCTAGAGCACGCTCTGCTCCGACTCAAAGAGGCTCAGCAGGTGCTGCAAAAGGAACTCGATTCGGTGGCAGGTAAGAAGCTGAACGACAAGCTTCAGACGGAGATCTTTGAGTGGGAGAAACTAATGCTGACCATCAAAtaccagcagcagaaaattGACTAG
- the LOC108159999 gene encoding serrate RNA effector molecule homolog isoform X1, with the protein MADSDDEYDRKRRDKFRGERESYRTERRDERRPIGGAGGGRDEWSERNPFRGGGAGGGGAPRHRPDYSDYRGPGPRARYGSPVRDMPPPKRMRSDWGDGDGRPGPRYGGYDPYLMQAWTDHYQSMHSAYHHASHPPPVRELPIIGGDTLTQPAMLNLKQFLDTQDENISDSEVMRKYTEYKTDFKRQQLNEFFVAHKDEEWFKNKYHPEDSVNRSEEQRGFLRRRTDVFVELLENGTIGSVKVDSSHGDALIKVLDTCVIKLEGGTDEDLKVLDEKPKEALVFDRKPESVDPTTVVENTPKSPKKEKEEDDLPLIVSPQRIDLKPVNSDDENWDDAEVEDAPPKKPEEEEPKESEPIPEIKQKQKKEKKKKIKKRKRNNSSDESSSSESESSSSSSEEEEEDDEKLKAKYDVEDGLRAEQKAEAEKDQAEAAKAKLGSVSPKEETSAEKSAADPEVEGEAKEDGRQAEKSPKSDDEKKQENGDAAKAESVAEPATGDAQGEVKPVTIDLDKVNPPRAMHRTSSIFLRNLAPSITKAEIEALCSRFSGYLRTAIADPLVERRWYRRGWITFTRDVNIKEICWSLNNQRLRDCEMGAIVNRDLSRRVRPANGITAHKQVVRSDIKLCARIVMNLDEKFKLWSEGPLSKPSPANDSEATAANGSGSSYGFNSKNPVLQNITDYLIEEASAEEEELLGLSGDRKDGEGEPIERDEQLLSVLDRLVLYLRIVHSVDYYNHCEYPYEDEMPNRCGIIHTRGPAPSRVTSNELNEYIKSYEGKLLQFLTKTALLSEDQIKDLGAKNADTEVEKFVQANTQELAKDKWLCPLSGKKFKGPEFIRKHIFNKHEEKVDEVRKEVQYFNNYLRDPKRPQLPEHPGSVKRPETESVRGPGGYRPPMYTSMSGMPYSFGGHMMGGGRGGRHFPPARRELPLEHHRRLVGYHDLDAPSNSDIFD; encoded by the exons ATGGCTGATTCGGATGATGAGTACGACCGCAAGCGGCGCGACAAGTTTCGTGGAGAACGCGAGAGCTATCGGACTGAGCGCCGAGACGAGCGTCGCCCCATAGGTGGTGCTGGAGGAGGCCGGGACGAATGGTCGGAGCG CAATCCCTTCCGGGGTGGAGGTGCTGGAGGAGGCGGAGCACCGCGTCATCGACCCGATTACAGCGATTACCGTGGCCCGGGTCCACGGGCACGGTACGGCTCTCCCGTTCGCGACATGCCCCCACCGAAACGTATGCGCTCTGACTGGGGTGACGGAGATGGGCGCCCAGGTCCTCGATATGGTG GCTATGACCCCTATCTGATGCAGGCATGGACCGATCACTATCAGTCCATGCACTCGGCGTACCACCACGCCAGCCACCCTCCGCCAGTGCGAGAGCTGCCAATAATCGGGGGAGACACGCTGACTCAGCCGGCGATGCTGAACTTGAAACAGTTCCTTGACACCCAGGACGAGAACATCTCCGACTCCGAGGTGATGCGCAAGTACACGGAGTACAAGACGGACTTCAAGCGCCAGCAGCTGAACGAGTTCTTTGTGGCCCACAAGGACGAGGAATG GTTCAAGAACAAATACCATCCCGAGGACAGTGTGAACCGCAGCGAGGAGCAGCGCGGATTTTTGCGG AGACGCACAGATGTGTTTGTGGAACTCCTAGAAAATGGCACCATTGGCAGCGTCAAGGTAGACTCCTCCCATGGCGATGCTTTGATCAAGGTCTTGGACACCTGTGTTATCAAGCTGGAAGGCGGCACCGATGAGGATCTCAAGGTTCTCGATGAAAAGCCCAAGGAGGCGTTAGTCTTCGACCGGAAGCCGGAGTCAGTTGATCCAACCACGGTGGTCGAAAATACACCCAAGAGTCCCAAGAAAGAGAAGGAGGAAGATGATCTGCCACTGATTGTTTCGCCTCAGCGAATTGATTTAAAGCCTGTTAACTCAGACGATGAGAACTGGGATGACGCTGAAGTTGAAGATGCGCCTCCCAAAAAACCAGAGGAGGAAGAGCCAAAAGAAAGCGAGCCCATTCCGGAGatcaagcagaagcagaagaaggaaaagaaaaagaagatcaaAAAGCGCAAGCGAAACAACAGCAGCGACGAGAGCTCCtcatctgaatctgaatctagctccagctcctccgaagaggaggaggaggacgacgagAAGCTTAAGGCCAAATATGATGTTGAGGATGGCCTGAGGGCCGAACAGAAAGCGGAGGCTGAGAAGGATCAGGCTGAAGCAGCTAAGGCAAAGCTGGGATCAGTTAGTCCCAAAGAGGAAACATCCGCAGAGAAGTCCGCTGCTGATCCTGAGGTCGAGGGTGAAGCTAAGGAGGacggcaggcaggcagaaaaaTCGCCTAAATCTGATGATGAGAAAAAACAGGAAAATGGTGATGCGGCCAAAGCGGAAAGTGTTGCTGAGCCAGCGACTGGGGATGCCCAAGGTGAGGTGAAACCAGTAACCATTGACCTGGACAAAGTGAATCCTCCGCGAGCCATGCACCGCACTTCATCGATTTTCTTACGCAACCTGGCTCCGTCCATAACCAAGGCCGAGATCGAGGCCCTTTGCAGCCGCTTCAGCGGGTATTTGAGAACGGCCATAGCAGATCCCTTGGTGGAGCGTCGCTGGTACCGTCGCGGCTGGATTACATTCACACGCGATGTCAACATCAAAGAGATTTGCTGGAGCTTGAACAATCAGCGATTACGCGACTGCGAAATGGGGGCCATTGTGAATCGCGACTTGAGTCGGCGAGTGCGTCCAGCCAACGGCATCACTGCCCACAAGCAGGTGGTGCGATCAGATATCAAGTTGTGCGCTCGGATCGTCATGAATCTGGATGAGAAATTTAAGCTGTGGTCCGAAGGTCCCCTTAGCAAGCCCTCGCCTGCCAACGATTCGGAGGCAACGGCTGCCAATGGAAGCGGCTCCAGCTATGGTTTCAATTCTAAGAATCCTGTGCTTCAGAATATCACCGACTACCTCATAGAAGAGGCTTccgccgaggaggaggagctatTGGGCCTCTCCGGCGACCGCAAGGACGGTGAGGGCGAGCCCATCGAACGGGACGAGCAGTTGCTGTCGGTATTGGATCGTCTAGTGCTGTACCTACGGATTGTCCACTCGGTGGACTACTACAACCATTGCGAGTATCCCTACGAAGACGAGATGCCCAATCGCTGTGGCATCATCCACACCCGTGGCCCAGCTCCCTCTCGTGTCACCAGCAACGAGCTCAATGAATACATCAAGTCCTACGAGGGCAAGCTTCTGCAATTTCTGACCAAAACCGCGCTGCTCAGCGAAGATCAGATCAAGGATCTCGGTGCAAAAAATGCCGACACCGAGGTGGAAAAGTTTGTGCAGGCCAACACTCAGGAGCTGGCCAAGGACAAATGGCTATGTCCGCTTTCGGGAAAGAAGTTCAAGGGACCCGAATTTATCCGCAAGCACATTTTCAACAAGCATGAGGAAAAGGTTGATGAGGTCCGCAAGGAGGTGCAATATTTCAACAACTATCTACGCGACCCGAAGCGTCCACAGTTGCCAGAGCACCCCGGCAGCGTCAAGCGCCCTGAAACGGAGTCTGTTCGTGGGCCCGGAGG ATACCGTCCGCCGATGTATACCTCAATGTCTGGGATGCCGTATAGCTTTGGTGGCCACATGATGGGGGGTGGCCGTGGTGGACGCCACTTCCCACCTGCTCGCAG GGAATTGCCTTTGGAACACCACCGCCGGCTTGTCGGTTACCATGATTTGGATGCGCCCTCAAATTCCGATATATTTGACTAG
- the LOC108159999 gene encoding serrate RNA effector molecule homolog isoform X3 gives MADSDDEYDRKRRDKFRGERESYRTERRDERRPIGGAGGGRDEWSERNPFRGGGAGGGGAPRHRPDYSDYRGPGPRARYGSPVRDMPPPKRMRSDWGDGDGRPGPRYGGYDPYLMQAWTDHYQSMHSAYHHASHPPPVRELPIIGGDTLTQPAMLNLKQFLDTQDENISDSEVMRKYTEYKTDFKRQQLNEFFVAHKDEECLLGL, from the exons ATGGCTGATTCGGATGATGAGTACGACCGCAAGCGGCGCGACAAGTTTCGTGGAGAACGCGAGAGCTATCGGACTGAGCGCCGAGACGAGCGTCGCCCCATAGGTGGTGCTGGAGGAGGCCGGGACGAATGGTCGGAGCG CAATCCCTTCCGGGGTGGAGGTGCTGGAGGAGGCGGAGCACCGCGTCATCGACCCGATTACAGCGATTACCGTGGCCCGGGTCCACGGGCACGGTACGGCTCTCCCGTTCGCGACATGCCCCCACCGAAACGTATGCGCTCTGACTGGGGTGACGGAGATGGGCGCCCAGGTCCTCGATATGGTG GCTATGACCCCTATCTGATGCAGGCATGGACCGATCACTATCAGTCCATGCACTCGGCGTACCACCACGCCAGCCACCCTCCGCCAGTGCGAGAGCTGCCAATAATCGGGGGAGACACGCTGACTCAGCCGGCGATGCTGAACTTGAAACAGTTCCTTGACACCCAGGACGAGAACATCTCCGACTCCGAGGTGATGCGCAAGTACACGGAGTACAAGACGGACTTCAAGCGCCAGCAGCTGAACGAGTTCTTTGTGGCCCACAAGGACGAGGAATG CTTATTGGGTTTGTGA
- the LOC117188016 gene encoding probable cytochrome P450 4aa1 produces MFVEKVLERATKTELCLILALLVISLSIYSFYAHLDTYLRSVILSLRLSGPPTLPILGNCLLIKDKDLMRNQAAKAFDLYGSLVRIWVLFFPFFVVLQPEDLQVILSSQKHTNKVFIYQLMHNFLGDGLITSSGLKWSTHRRLIQPAFHLSLLEKFIGTFVDASQSLYESLGASAVGTDINIVSIVNNCVVDILNEAVLGVPIKKKGLDLVKIDESPFRQGKLMIPTRFSHPWLLFDGIYHWTKLANDELNQKKRLHDFTRQMIKIRREILANTGNNNAERKCLLDYMIEISESNADFTEQDIVNEACTFMLAGQDSVGGAVAFTIFLLAQNAECQEQCHEELERIFDYSDRAPTMSDLREMRYLEMCIKEALRLYPTVPLIARKLGEEVRLSDHTLPAGSNIFICPYATHRLNNIYPEPEKFNPERFSPENSKDRHPYAFIPFSAGPRYCIGNRFAIMEMKTIVSRLLRSFQLLPVAGKTTFDVSYRITLRASGGLWVRLKSRDHPISQTRDSDCFGL; encoded by the exons ATGTTTGTGGAAAAAGTG CTAGAACGCGCCACCAAAACGGAGCTATGCTTGATCCTGGCCCTGCTGGTCATCAGTCTGAGCATCTACTCGTTCTATGCCCATCTGGACACGTACCTGAGATCGGTCATACTGTCGCTGCGGCTGTCGGGTCCGCCAACGCTGCCCATTCTGGGCAATTGCCTGCTCATCAAGGATAAGGACT TGATGAGAAATCAAGCAGCCAAGGCCTTCGATTTGTATGGATCCCTTGTGCGGATCTGGGTGCTCTTTTTCCCCTTCTTTGTGGTCTTGCAGCCAGAGGATCTGCAGGTCATATTGTCCTCGCAGAAGCACACCAATAAAGTCTTCATCTACCAGCTGATGCATAATTTCCTGGGGGATGGCctcatcaccagcagcggcctCAAGTGGAGCACCCACCGCAGGCTCATCCAACCGGCATTCCACCTCAGCCTGCTGGAGAAGTTCATTGGGACCTTTGTGGACGCCTCGCAGTCGCTGTACGAGTCGCTCGGTGCCTCCGCCGTAGGCACTGACATCAACATCGTCAGCATCGTGAACAACTGTGTGGTGGACATCTTAAATG AGGCCGTTTTGGGTGTGCCCATCAAAAAGAAGGGCTTGGACCTGGTCAAAATCGATGAGTCGCCATTTCGGCAGGGCAAACTCATGATACCCACCCGGTTCTCACATCCCTGGCTTCTGTTTGATGGCATTTACCACTGGACGAAGTTGGCCAACGATGAGCTCAATCAGAAGAAGCGCCTCCACGACTTCACCCGCCAGATGATCAAGATTCGTCGCGAGATTCTGGCCAACACCGGCAACAACAACGCCGAGCGGAAGTGTCTGCTGGACTACATGATCGAGATCTCGGAGAGCAATGCCGACTTCACCGAGCAGGACATCGTCAACGAGGCCTGCACTTTCATGCTGGCCGGGCAGGACTCTGTGGGCGGAGCCGTGGCCTTCACCATCTTCCTGCTGGCCCAGAATGCCGAGTGCCAGGAGCAGTGCCACGAGGAGCTGGAGCGCATCTTCGACTACAGCGATCGGGCGCCCACCATGAGTGATCTGCGGGAGATGCGCTACCTGGAGATGTGCATAAAGGAGGCCCTGCGCCTCTACCCCACAGTGCCACTAATTGCCCGCAAGCTGGGCGAGGAGGTGCGTCTGAGCGACCACACTCTGCCCGCGGGTAGCAATATTTTCATCTGCCCCTATGCCACCCACCGCCTGAACAACATCTACCCCGAGCCGGAGAAATTCAACCCGGAGCGTTTTTCTCCAGAGAACTCTAAGGACCGCCACCCGTACGCCTTCATTCCGTTCAGCGCCGGGCCGCGCTACTGCATTGGCAATCGGTTCGCCATCATGGAGATGAAGACCATTGTCTCGCGACTGCTGCGCAGCTTCCAGCTGCTGCCGGTGGCCGGCAAGACCACCTTCGATGTCTCTTACCGCATCACTCTGCGTGCCTCCGGCGGTCTGTGGGTGCGCCTGAAGTCCCGCGATCATCCCATCTCGCAGACCCGCGACAGCGATTGCTTCGGACTGTAG